Below is a window of Lytechinus variegatus isolate NC3 chromosome 4, Lvar_3.0, whole genome shotgun sequence DNA.
TTTAGATACTCAGATCACAAAACGAGACATTTTtcagattattaaaaaaaaatcaatttgtaaatcaaacaaaaataaaaacagctCGATGTCAGACCTGAAATATGCTagtatattcatttcaaaacaGGATATTTTAAAGCTCAATTTCAGCCTACTGAGCAAGATCTGTATCCCATCGAACGGGCAAAGCGAACAGGAATTAAGCTCATGCAAGCGAAATTCACATGAaagcttatttttgtttttcaagtcttcccctcacccttttttattcactcgttttcctcctctttttttttcttcttgtctttTCTCCACtctcttccctttctttttttcctcccttttttACTTAgcagcccgggggggggggggggtgaacctCCATTATATACCCTATCTCCGTAGATTTACTACTACCCATATGGGCCGTGGAGGAACCAAATTTTTAAACGTCTCTAcctaaaaaataattcaaaataatttactTTGCAGTACTGCGAAGTATGACGAATAGGTCATCAACAgagaatttagggggggggggggaccgtccccctcctcaaatttagggggacacgtcccccccccccgtttccgccgcctatggataCTAGGTATAAAAAATCTgaaacacacgcacgcatgtttacTGAGATATgcagctttttttttatttaaaacatgtttaaattatccagttttagattaaaaaaaaaaatctgctcgcgcttcgcgctcacattattgaTGTAGGATCCccaattacccatccttttcatgatttacaaaacatgaatatagaATGACCCAATTTTAGATCTATAAATCTCAATGTTtccctcgcgcttcgcgctcgtattgtttaGTTTTAAAAGTGCTCAGAGTGTCATTTTTTTAGgtcgaaatgtcaaaaaaaatcagctcgcgctttgtgctcgcttTATTTGACTTATCAAATATATATTGACTTCATGGCTAACTACAAACAGTCCACATGTCTCTTTTCGATCAGTTaaatacgcatcttgttcaggatcacaaacattgcccagaatgttcgattttcaggacaaaatttccccaaaatagctcgcgcttagcgcttGCACTATTTAAATATGGCTTATAAGATTACTATATAATTATGTGTGTTATATAttgctaagaagtgactattacgaagaaacaaacaaaaatcaactttgagtggccgatcggggaaaatcaTGGGTGATCCCCCCCATTGGCAaaagctagatccgcccctgaatgtaggcctacttcatCATCCCCAGCCAAATGGGGGTATTCTtctaaatataaaattaattcctgcttattaaaaaataacatactaTCCATTTTATCATAATATATGGGGGAAATCTTCTACTTGAGTAAAAAGATTtgaaaaatcagataagcatataaagttgattttttttttgtaaaatcggatataaaaaagttatgacaatttagaTTTTGTAGGTGAGGGAAGTTTTCTTtgagaataataatttaaatactgttcttattttttgttgtcgGAAACAAAGTTTGATTCATTCATGAACATTGCTACACCTATTGTGATTTGATAGTCTCCATACATGTGTGATATGctaatgataaaagaaaataataaaaaagataatatcCCTATTTCCTCTATGGAAACAAAGTATGTTTCCTTTTTCgaattttctcatttctttacTGCGAAAAATAGGCATATTCCCCATCCTTATACTTGTGTCTATAAATTCTTTCCATTCCATTCCCTTTCCTCGATTTGATTTAGCTAATTGAGCGCTACGAGACTTttaagtgacttttcagaataccaaaatgccAATTGAGCGCCAATTAACGGACTATGTCAATAAAATTTGGtgaaatttaaaggacaagtccaccccaacaaaaacttgatttgaataaaaagagaaaaattcaacaagcacaacactgaaaatttcatcaaaatcggatgtaaaataaaaaagttatggcatttttaagttaacaaagtatttttatgaacaagccagttacatccagatACAGGGGGTataacttttgtattttattatatgaaatattttgattttctcgtctttgtcatgtaaaatgaagtttcattcctccctaaacacgtggaattccattattttaacattttgtgcttcaggcaaggatgtcctaattgtcaaatttgtaaaaattgaaatattgtataattcaaacaataaaaaacaaaagaaatagtgagtgagtgacatcatcgactctctcatttgaatgtaactggctcgttcacataactattttgttgaaaataagcgaaactttgaaatgtcataactttcttattttacatccgattttgatgaaattttcagcattgtgcttgtctgatttttctctattgattcaaatcaacatttttctgaggtggacttgacctttaagttagaTGGATTCTGGGTGAAAGAGGTGCATGTATAAATCATCTTTTTGGGGGCGTTCTCGTGGGGTCTAAAATGCAAAATTGCTTCTATTGCTTATTTCTCGAGACCTTTCAAATGAGtgaacttcaaaaaaaaaatcaagcacatgggTCATGAAccctttttaatttttgcatatttgaaaTAATAGGTACAGCCAATTCTGCAGCTAGTTTTGCACTAGCTCTGGTGCGCATGTGCGTTGCTATTGCCGCACTTTTACTTCCGCCTTGTTTGCGCGATGACTGAAGCCGGTTCTTTGGCGAAGTATGGATCAAAATCCAGACAGTTTTTTCGTTGTTCAAGGTCGTAGGACACCCGTCAGGTAATTATGATTTTTCTTAACGTACTTTCATTACAATATTATTGTATTGTGCATTTTCCTGCATTTTGTATCCAGATATTTGTGTTTCTGATTCGTGAAGACTGAAGACAGTCACGGTCGTGGAGAGCGGTCGCTAAGGTATTTTTGAACCAGATCTCCGGCCGCGTCGGCTTGGAGTTTGCGTGGAGGGCTGACCTGACGTAGAACTTGTGCATTATATGGATTATGGGAGACATATCCGTACCGTATGTTGTTGGACACCCGTCCGAAATGtggaaattattaatattaaccATTCCTTAGTTTGGGGTCGATTTTCTTTGATTGGAATGGGTTTGCACTGTTCTATCTGTGAGTGTGACTGCCTCAGGTCTCGGTCGATGACAATTCAGATGCTGAACTTGAGTTGAATTAAATGAAGTGAAGTGATGATTACCGGCTTACCGCTGCGCTGATCTGCTGATGGCGCTGCTGACGTCGTGTCGTCATGGTCGTTGAGTGCCCAACAAGACTGAGCTGAGGTgttattctgaacattgtcttttggGAATTTcaccatatttttctttttctctgagatatgacaaaatcggtattctggtgccTTGGACTTaatggtggatgtcataacaatttttttcacaaaaattgtctCTTTTAACGTTCGCACACACCAAAAATAATGTGGCTTTAAATGCGTGTACCGGTAATCCTATACAAGCAAAAGTTATGCCAGGGGCAGGGAGAGAGCAGTcaaaaattttgtcatatcttttactTTGCTGACTAATTCATTGTCAAGCATAGATCTACTCttgatattatttagattagattgttgCATTCAGGGGTTCAATACATGCAGCCATGCATAAAATCAAGGCATGATTGCATGCAACTCTCTCTATGAGCTGATCCTTTCACAGAATTTGGAGATAAGACACAGATATCTGGCTATATTCGCGAATATACCCAGTCATCATAAAGTTGGCAAGAATCCTACCTCCATATTATACGATATTGGAAAGATAAAGAGCAAGCAGAAACATTTTAAGGCAGTTTTTATGAATGGTAATTAGTGTACGGATGAATGGCGTTCAAACTTGAGCCGGGCTGGAGTTGGCAATATGGCATCATTTACCGTATTTAGTTGATGTGTTACCATACTTGTAAGTGTGTCAAGGGTGCACATGGTTATCCTAATGGATGGTTGTCCATTTTTATCCAAATCTATTGAAAGtatctctttctttttactACGTTTATTCTAACAGAGATAAAAGCACTGGATATCTGACCAACTCACAGCGAACCTTGAGCACAAAGAACTTGTCACAGACGTCTACTTTCCGCAACACCAAAAATGGTGCGTGGACAGGGAGAGAGTCATTTAGGGACACCAGGCAGTCTTGGACAGATGAGCCTTCACCGGAAAACCCTTATGAAGAAATTCAGGACAACCTCCGTGCCAAAAGTTCTGAGCTGAGCCTTGATCTACGTAGCCTCAACAGTAGCCTGAACAAAAGCCTCAATAAAAGCGTGACGTTCAATGAGACTCTAGATGACTACAAAAGGCCACGGGATGAAGATGAAAACAGTCTTGATGATACCTTTGAAGAGGAACTTCAGCGATTAATTGCAAATGATGCTCATGAGAATCACCTCCATGAACAAAGCCTTGCCGGCAAGGCCAAAAGTAAAGCCACTGCGCAGTGGTTTACTGATCCCATCCATCTGTCTCAAGAAACGGAGTATCCTGTTTTCAAAAGCCTTGGTGCCAAGGAACACACAGTGTCATCAGTAAAAAGGACTACAGGTATGCTAGGTACAGAGATGGCACAGAAAAAGGTTGCATCAAGTATCTCGTCTGATGAAGAAGTGAGAAGATATTTCCCGGCGACATTCAACGAAGTGCCTGCAGTCATGCAAACCCTGACTCCCCCGCCACCCATGGACTCCAGCACCCGAAGTGTAGTAGACAGGACTACAAGGAGTGTTGTGAGTGATGCTGGTCCGAGGAGGACTGGTTCTAGCAGACCTCCTCTCCCTAATGGCAGATCAATGAGTGCCTCTGACAGGCATCACAACCTGAAAGCTATGAATAGGAGTTCATCTCGGAATGGCTTTCCAGCTAATGGCATGTCCCTTAGACTCTCACAGGGTGTCACCACTCAGGATCCGCAGTTGAAGGCAGTGAAGGACTATAACTACTTAAAGGtaatttttcaatcatttcatattacGAGCTGGCATTATTGGATCACATGATCACTTTATGATGATCTTTGGGTCCCTACTAGGTGAAACCCCTCTTGTGTACATGGTATTATTATAACTTGATCTGTAATGAACATAGTAGCCTCTCACCCAGAAATGCAATGTCTGGGTGAGATGCTGCCTCAAACGAATTCTGTCATCCCATTGTTAGCATGCTACATGTGTCACATTCTTGTGAGCTTTGCAAATACCATAATAGAGACCATTTTAtgattattcattcaaataacaATGACTGTTTTGGTTTAAAGAATTAAAACTAAAATTATCAGTACCGGTATcaaatattgattgaaatttcttttttctcttaataactcactttttttcaaattagtcTTTTTATAATGTTAAATATCCTAAGTTTTCACTTCATTAGTGATGTAActttatgtattgatttaatttgtatttggtattttaagaaaaagttttattgtataatttagaTAAGATTTAATGTATTagttattaaatatattttgtaaagcgcatagagaaTCTTTTGactattatgcgctatataaatttcaaatattattatttattaataataacacAGTTCTCGTATAACACATGCcacattttgacataatgtccCTATGCACTTGAATTTAGCCCCACACCGATTAGCaccctttgtttcaaagtcagaagactattccactgggccacaatgctccaacCATACACCAGTGTTTGAAATCGAGAGCAATTTTCTCTAGAAAAATCTGCTAATAATAATTCCACTTTTATTTACCTCAGGCATCCCAGCAGTTCATAGATGAGAGGGTTGTTGCATCTCCTTTTGAGTATGAGCTGTCTAAGCTCCGCATGGAGCGGCTCAGGATAGAGGAGCAAAGAATCTTGGAAACCAAGCGGCAGGAGGAGCTGGAGCGGATCAGAGGGCCAGTCCCAAAGTGGTAAGGTTCCCCCTAAAACTTGCAGGGGAGCACTTGATTTGATAAAACGATTCTAACATTACTTGCGGCCAATCAGATACAGGGGGTACGTGTATTTCAGTGCTTTTGTTCACATATTTCTGACTTTCACTGACaaactgctttgtgaaatgctctccaggggcccatttcaagcaggacttacaactgttgtaacttggctattatgacaactaccatggtaacagagcTCAGCAGTCAATCAGAATCCaagtttccatggtagttgccgtAATGTCAAACTTACcatagttgtaactctttatgaaacgggtccctGGTTTACTCAAAGATGAAGATTAGTGGGATCTCAAGGGAATTTGAGATACAAAGACTCTgcttaaaaaaatctgaatccAATTTGCTACAGAGCAGCTATTGGCTGTTGCAATGTGATGTGGCATGAAAATCGAATGTCATGatattcaaatacatgtatgtagcaaGTTTTCTGCCGAGTATTCATAATCGTTCTCATTGCTGACAGATTTTAGGTGTTTGTTCCTTGCTTCTTATTTCCACTTCTATTCTTTTGATCTCACACTTGATGCAGGTATGAGCTGAAGACACCCAATTTCACCTACGAACATGCCAAGAACAATCAACTGAATAGCAGTAGGCAGAACTGGCAGAGCCTTTATGATTATCGCAACAAGCTGCTTTCTGCTTCCCAAGAGTTTGCCAAATCCACCAATTGATGATCCAATGATGCCTTTACGAACGGTGCTCTCGATTAAGCAACATTTAAACAAATGCAAAGGTGAAGGTTATTTGGGAAAGAGTGGTCATTGTAACTGTCATTTTGTAGTGATGAAAGAATGGCTGGGCTTTAGAAATTCTGTAGCGTATTGCATTCGATAGCCTCTGATTTGATCACTCTATTCTATTGTGATAACTTGGCCCCTTTGCCAAAATtatacaattgatccaatcaatcccAACTAtggaaagaaatggaaagaaaatgtaTTCCTGTCAACCATATTATGCctttataaattatatatttgttgtactttcatttgattagtaaaaatatttgcatattaCCCATATTATTAAAGGCCATCATATGGAATGCGTATCCATCAGCGTCTTCTGATTATGAGCAGGATTTTGCATGTTTTGACCTGACCAGtgtttccatagttgcgattgattggattgaTTGCAATTCTTTGTAGGACGTGACGAAGATTTTCAAAACCTTGATTATTAATGGAGATAACATAGGTGTGTGAAGTATTGTTGTCTATATGGTAGTAGCTCAGGTCTTTTAAGGTAAAACTTAAAGATTCTGAACTTTATATCCATTGTTGGATTTTTGTAAACAATTCATTGTTATGTTGCTTTAATTTCCTGGCTATTATTGAAAAGCATTTGAATTGAGGACATACTAGAAATAGATCCAGAGGTCCAAAATACAATGGCATACTTGGGGTAAAAGAGCACAAGTTTGGGGTCAGAAGACCGCATGCATGTTCCCAAAATGTCCGGTAAAGGGGTACTTTTTCGCGGTACAAGTCCGGcccaaaaattgtaaaaaaagggGGTATATTTAAAGTTTCACCCggagatttctttaaaaagggggtgttttttttatctctcgCTTTGGACTCCTGAGAAATTTTAAAAGGGGGTTATAAAATATCTTGAATAACATAGAAAATTGATCAAATCCCGGGATCAAATTCCTGAAATACCTGCTAGTTTTGAAAGCTCATTCAGgatgatttctttttgaaaagtaAAGAACGGACCTTTTGTTGGAATGAGAGCTCACCTGAGATAGGGGGTACGTTGCGCAGTGTTCCGGATTAAGGGGGTCTCCAAGGCAGAAAAACCCAGCGAAAAGCCCTTGAAAGGGGGGTTCAGAAATTTTGGCAGACCTTCGATAGGGGGGTGCTGTCAAAGGGAGGGAACGAGCATAGGTGTACCCTAAATAACACTGAGTGGGGGGCTGGGATGTGCACCCTCTTTCAGCGTGTGATTCAGAGGCAGATGTTATGAATCCATTGctgatatttgattaaaaaataaaaaaaaactcctttACCCCTGCCCACTCCTGAAAGTCCTCATGCCCATGCAGCTTTGGATAATCACTACTACTAGTAGATGATATATAAGggactacatgtattaaaaattgatttttatgaagaGAATGAGAAATTGCAATATGAATAATCACCTTGAATTCAATGTATGTGCTGCTTTTAaaacatattaatatatatatgtattgttttattcatgGTAATATCTGTGGTAATGACATAAATATTGAAGAATTGCTCCCCCCTCAGATATAGAAGGCATTGCTAAACTTTgattcttacatgtatgtagagaGAGAAGGCAATATGAATAATCAGTATCTCCTTGAATGAATTGTATATGTGCTGCTTTTCAAGCATATGAATTATATGTATTGCttttctcccctccccctttgtTTATGGCATCATCTACATGTCAGTgacatttatttataattttgtgatCATACTAGACGAGTCCatttataaaaaacaaaagaaatcatgatATTATCAGTCATCTTCATAAAAGATCTGTATGATGAAGAAGATTTTTCGAACCATGACCAAATTCTCAGCAGATAGCAATCATAGCATGATCTCCTATGCCTGAACTGCACTTTGAACAACTCTGGTATTATTGTGATGTCAGTCAGTAAGTCATCcaatgttatcattttttatttatacttatattttatttttgctttatttccaattttattattttctttatttcaaatatttgttagttcattcattcattttctcttcatatttcattaaataattatattttattgatttatttttgtttagaagaagaggaaattatgaagttttttttaatgttaacaGTCAGTGTTAAAATGTTGACATTAAGAGTTGGATATTGTGTTTTAATGACACTAAAATATCTTATTTCCCATCTACATGccaaattttgaatatcacatttggcacaatttttaggTGCACACAGAAAAGgacgagagagagaaaagaaagttgtgacatctGCAAGTGATTTATAGCAGCACAACATTAAACTTGAAAAATGTGTGTTAGGAACAGAGCAAACTTTTATCTACGCCTTGACAAGATGCTTTTATGTGTTTGTTTTAGATATTCTTATTGGGGGAATtctccaccccaacaaaaaatttatttgaattaaaataggaaaatcaaacaatattaacgcttcaaatttcatcaaaatctgatgtaaagtATGACAATTTGAAGTTTTGCTCATTTTACAATACAGCTCTTTACACTTTCTTTTTGGATTGCAAATTATGTGAGAACCGATGTCATctaatcttttttatttcattatatgaaatataaccTTTTTATGATCTCACCTTTTATAATGTGGAATGTCCATTATTATAACCTAACAAATGTATTGTAAAATGTTGTATGTCGAAAATTTCCCCTGATTtcgttgaaattttcagctgtatgtttttttgattttttaaaaattcaagtaagttttttgttagggtggactaaGAATATTGAGAACCCACTAGCCTGTCCCTTAAAACCATC
It encodes the following:
- the LOC121413852 gene encoding uncharacterized protein LOC121413852; amino-acid sequence: MDQNPDSFFVVQGRRTPVRDKSTGYLTNSQRTLSTKNLSQTSTFRNTKNGAWTGRESFRDTRQSWTDEPSPENPYEEIQDNLRAKSSELSLDLRSLNSSLNKSLNKSVTFNETLDDYKRPRDEDENSLDDTFEEELQRLIANDAHENHLHEQSLAGKAKSKATAQWFTDPIHLSQETEYPVFKSLGAKEHTVSSVKRTTGMLGTEMAQKKVASSISSDEEVRRYFPATFNEVPAVMQTLTPPPPMDSSTRSVVDRTTRSVVSDAGPRRTGSSRPPLPNGRSMSASDRHHNLKAMNRSSSRNGFPANGMSLRLSQGVTTQDPQLKAVKDYNYLKASQQFIDERVVASPFEYELSKLRMERLRIEEQRILETKRQEELERIRGPVPKWYELKTPNFTYEHAKNNQLNSSRQNWQSLYDYRNKLLSASQEFAKSTN